Proteins encoded by one window of Flagellimonas lutaonensis:
- the rplU gene encoding 50S ribosomal protein L21: MYAIVEMAGQQFKVAKDQKVYVHRLQTEEGKKVTFDKVLLLEDGGNVTIGAPAIEGAAVEVKVVKHLKGDKVIVFKKKRRKGYRKKNGHRQYLTEIVVENIVAKGAKKAAPEKAKQEKPAAKKEAPKAAPKKEAKPKASEDLGKKTVAELKEMAKAKEINGYSSMKKAELIEALSK; the protein is encoded by the coding sequence ATGTACGCAATTGTAGAGATGGCAGGGCAGCAATTCAAGGTTGCGAAAGACCAAAAAGTGTACGTGCACCGCTTGCAGACCGAAGAAGGTAAGAAAGTGACCTTCGATAAGGTATTGTTGTTGGAAGACGGTGGCAACGTAACCATTGGCGCCCCGGCTATAGAAGGTGCAGCGGTAGAGGTCAAAGTGGTCAAGCACCTAAAGGGAGACAAGGTAATTGTCTTTAAAAAGAAAAGAAGAAAAGGATACCGCAAGAAAAACGGCCACAGGCAGTATTTGACCGAAATTGTGGTTGAGAACATTGTGGCGAAGGGAGCCAAAAAAGCTGCCCCGGAAAAGGCCAAACAAGAGAAGCCCGCTGCAAAGAAGGAAGCGCCCAAGGCCGCCCCTAAAAAAGAGGCAAAGCCCAAGGCTTCTGAAGATTTGGGAAAGAAGACCGTAGCTGAACTTAAAGAAATGGCGAAGGCCAAAGAGATCAACGGTTATTCTTCTATGAAGAAAGCTGAGTTGATCGAAGCTTTGAGCAAATAA
- a CDS encoding M16 family metallopeptidase, whose amino-acid sequence MKKFFLLAVLSLVMGVSHAQVDRSQQPKPGPAPKINLQEPKTFDLNNGLKVMVVENHKLPRVSIQLTIDNPPILEGDKAGVSSLTASLLGNGSKNISKDDFNEEVDFLGASISFGPQSAFASSLSKYFPRILELLADAAINPNFTQEEFEKEKEKLLTSLKAQENDVSAVADRVQNALSYGKNHPKGEFTTEETVNNVALADVQQFYRNYFVPANAYLVVIGDVKFDEVKKLVTENFTPWTKAVPPTIDYSEPTEAQYTQINFVDMPNAVQSEISVQNLVDLKMKDDDYLAALLANRILGGGAQARLFLNLREDKGYTYGSYSGIGNDKYGPSTFRAQASVRNAVTDSAVVEILKEVDKIIKEPVSEKELADAKAKYTGNFVMALERPQTIANYALNIEIEDLPKDFYKTYLERLNAVSVEEVQKAAAKHFSSSNARAVVVGKGSEVIENLEKVEFNGKKLPVLYYDKYANKTEKPDYNSAILDGITASDVINKYFEAIGGAEKINSIESLKLVYEGEVMGSKIKVEEKRTADKFAQTTYMNESPMMGVVAKGDELVMKQGPNKIPLPEEMKKDMMNVMGIFAEQAILANGSAKLAGIEKVDGKDAYKIDVSGNVINASFFYDVETGLKVKESTVINMNGQTQNQSSLLKEYQEIDGIKFPSVKTQSMGPQEIEVKLLEAVVNKDVSEADFE is encoded by the coding sequence ATGAAAAAATTTTTTTTATTAGCCGTATTATCGCTCGTAATGGGCGTTTCGCATGCGCAAGTCGATAGAAGCCAACAGCCCAAGCCCGGGCCTGCGCCCAAAATCAATTTGCAAGAACCCAAAACATTTGACCTGAACAATGGCCTAAAGGTGATGGTGGTCGAAAACCACAAATTGCCCAGGGTCTCGATACAACTCACCATAGACAACCCTCCCATTCTTGAGGGCGATAAAGCAGGTGTTTCTTCACTGACCGCTAGTCTTTTGGGCAATGGATCGAAAAACATTTCAAAAGATGACTTCAATGAGGAAGTAGACTTTTTGGGCGCATCAATAAGCTTTGGCCCCCAAAGTGCCTTTGCCAGTTCATTATCAAAGTATTTCCCTAGAATTTTGGAGTTGCTGGCCGATGCAGCCATCAATCCTAATTTTACCCAAGAAGAGTTTGAAAAGGAAAAGGAAAAACTACTCACAAGTCTCAAGGCACAGGAAAACGATGTGTCTGCAGTGGCCGATAGGGTTCAGAACGCCCTTTCATACGGCAAAAACCACCCTAAGGGCGAGTTTACCACCGAAGAAACAGTGAACAATGTGGCCTTGGCCGACGTGCAGCAGTTTTACCGCAACTATTTCGTGCCCGCCAATGCCTATTTGGTGGTAATCGGTGACGTGAAATTCGATGAGGTAAAAAAGCTGGTCACTGAGAATTTCACGCCTTGGACAAAAGCCGTGCCGCCTACCATTGACTATTCTGAACCAACAGAGGCCCAGTACACACAAATCAACTTTGTTGACATGCCCAACGCTGTGCAGTCTGAAATATCGGTACAGAACCTCGTTGACCTCAAAATGAAAGACGACGATTATCTGGCAGCACTGTTGGCCAACAGAATTTTAGGAGGGGGTGCCCAGGCCCGTCTTTTTTTAAACCTTAGGGAAGATAAGGGCTACACCTATGGTTCATACTCGGGCATCGGCAATGACAAGTACGGCCCAAGTACCTTTCGCGCACAGGCCAGTGTTCGAAACGCGGTCACCGATAGTGCGGTGGTCGAAATCTTGAAAGAGGTCGACAAGATCATCAAAGAACCCGTGAGCGAAAAAGAATTGGCCGATGCCAAGGCGAAATACACGGGCAACTTTGTAATGGCCCTGGAGAGACCGCAAACCATTGCAAATTATGCCTTGAACATAGAAATTGAAGACTTGCCCAAAGACTTCTACAAAACCTATCTAGAGCGGTTGAACGCCGTAAGCGTGGAAGAGGTTCAAAAGGCAGCAGCAAAGCACTTCTCTTCGAGCAACGCAAGGGCCGTAGTGGTCGGCAAGGGCAGCGAGGTCATTGAAAATCTTGAAAAGGTCGAGTTCAATGGCAAAAAACTGCCTGTTCTATATTATGACAAGTACGCCAACAAAACAGAAAAGCCAGACTACAATTCGGCCATTCTAGATGGAATCACCGCAAGCGATGTCATCAATAAATATTTTGAGGCCATTGGGGGTGCTGAAAAGATAAATTCGATAGAGTCGCTCAAATTGGTCTACGAAGGTGAGGTAATGGGCAGTAAAATCAAGGTGGAAGAAAAACGTACAGCCGACAAGTTTGCCCAAACCACCTATATGAACGAATCGCCCATGATGGGGGTCGTTGCCAAAGGCGATGAACTGGTAATGAAACAAGGACCGAACAAAATACCCCTGCCCGAAGAGATGAAAAAAGACATGATGAACGTTATGGGCATTTTTGCAGAACAGGCTATCTTGGCCAATGGTTCGGCAAAGTTGGCGGGCATCGAAAAAGTAGACGGCAAAGACGCCTATAAGATCGATGTTTCGGGCAATGTCATCAATGCTTCGTTCTTCTATGATGTGGAGACAGGGCTAAAGGTCAAAGAAAGTACCGTAATTAATATGAACGGGCAAACCCAGAACCAATCGTCATTGCTTAAGGAGTACCAAGAGATTGATGGTATCAAGTTCCCCAGCGTCAAGACCCAAAGCATGGGCCCACAAGAAATCGAGGTGAAACTGCTCGAGGCAGTTGTCAACAAAGATGTATCTGAGGCCGATTTTGAGTAG
- the mutY gene encoding A/G-specific adenine glycosylase, with amino-acid sequence MSFSEKILLWYQKNKRPLPWRKTTNPYNIWLSEIMLQQTRIAQGLPYYKKFVEEFPTVEALAASSEERILKLWQGLGYYSRARNMHATAKTIANDLGGRFPDNYADLIKLKGVGDYTASAIASICFGEPQPVVDGNVYRVLARYFAVDGPINSPKGTKYFKALAREVMHTGNIRDYNQGIMEFGALQCTPQKPNCQACPLKSGCAALQKGMVDKLPVKLKKQKIRKRFFNYLVIFDNEKNTLLEKRRGKGIWQNLYQFPLIECEKKVGPTEIRNKISEKELLEKVVSVTGFDDMPIVHKLSHQHLYTWFWRVDLGNALPEGIPWKRVPEFPVPVLIADFIKKVKF; translated from the coding sequence ATGTCTTTTTCTGAAAAAATATTGCTGTGGTACCAAAAGAACAAGAGACCGTTGCCATGGAGAAAAACCACAAACCCTTATAACATATGGCTTTCAGAGATAATGTTGCAGCAAACACGAATCGCCCAAGGGCTTCCTTATTACAAAAAGTTTGTTGAAGAATTTCCTACGGTCGAGGCCTTGGCAGCCTCAAGCGAAGAACGGATCTTAAAGTTATGGCAGGGGCTTGGATATTACTCAAGGGCAAGAAATATGCACGCCACTGCAAAGACGATTGCGAACGACCTTGGGGGTAGGTTTCCTGACAACTATGCAGATCTGATAAAACTGAAAGGCGTGGGCGATTATACCGCAAGTGCCATAGCCTCTATCTGTTTTGGTGAGCCCCAACCCGTTGTAGATGGCAATGTATATAGGGTGTTGGCACGTTATTTTGCAGTGGATGGGCCCATCAATTCACCGAAAGGCACCAAGTATTTCAAGGCACTGGCAAGAGAGGTGATGCACACCGGGAACATTCGCGATTATAACCAGGGCATCATGGAATTCGGAGCCCTGCAGTGCACGCCCCAAAAGCCCAATTGCCAGGCCTGCCCATTGAAAAGTGGTTGTGCCGCTTTGCAGAAAGGCATGGTCGATAAACTGCCCGTAAAACTCAAAAAACAGAAGATTAGAAAACGTTTTTTCAATTATTTGGTAATCTTCGATAATGAAAAAAACACACTTCTTGAGAAACGTAGGGGCAAAGGTATCTGGCAGAACCTTTATCAATTTCCGCTGATAGAGTGCGAAAAAAAGGTTGGCCCGACCGAGATCAGAAACAAAATTTCAGAAAAGGAGCTCTTAGAAAAAGTGGTTTCGGTGACCGGTTTTGACGACATGCCCATTGTACACAAGTTATCGCACCAGCACTTATATACTTGGTTTTGGCGCGTTGACCTTGGCAATGCCCTGCCCGAAGGTATTCCGTGGAAAAGGGTGCCTGAGTTTCCAGTGCCCGTTCTGATCGCAGACTTCATCAAGAAGGTTAAATTTTAG
- a CDS encoding HU family DNA-binding protein, producing the protein MTKADIVSRISEKLGMEKGDVQATVESFMEEVKSSLENGDNVYLRGFGSFIIKTRAEKTGRNISKNTTIKIPAHNIPAFKPAKVFVEGVKSNVQVK; encoded by the coding sequence ATGACGAAAGCGGATATTGTATCTAGAATCTCAGAAAAGCTGGGAATGGAAAAAGGTGATGTACAAGCAACAGTGGAATCTTTCATGGAAGAGGTAAAATCATCGTTGGAGAACGGCGACAATGTTTATCTGAGAGGATTCGGAAGCTTTATCATCAAGACGAGAGCTGAAAAGACGGGAAGAAACATTTCAAAGAACACCACGATAAAGATTCCGGCGCACAATATTCCTGCATTCAAACCTGCAAAGGTGTTTGTAGAGGGCGTTAAGAGCAATGTACAGGTGAAATAA
- a CDS encoding single-stranded DNA-binding protein: MSGTLNKVMLIGHLGDEVKIHYFEGGGCIARFPLATNETYTNRQTGEKVTNTDWHNIVVRNKAAEICEKYLSKGDKVYVEGRLKNRQWQGEDGNTRYTTEVHVQDFTFLSTKKEGHDSAPAQKTHSFERPVQGEAKQNMVANEAEPDDDLPF, encoded by the coding sequence ATGAGTGGAACATTGAACAAAGTGATGCTGATAGGGCATCTAGGTGACGAGGTCAAAATACATTATTTTGAAGGTGGGGGCTGTATTGCCAGGTTTCCCTTGGCCACCAACGAAACCTATACCAATCGCCAAACGGGCGAAAAAGTGACCAATACCGACTGGCACAACATTGTTGTTCGCAACAAGGCGGCCGAGATATGTGAAAAATATTTAAGCAAAGGCGATAAGGTGTATGTAGAAGGTAGGTTGAAGAACCGACAATGGCAGGGTGAGGATGGCAATACCCGCTATACCACAGAGGTGCATGTACAAGACTTCACCTTTTTGTCGACCAAGAAAGAGGGCCATGACAGTGCCCCCGCACAAAAGACCCATTCTTTTGAGAGACCCGTACAGGGTGAAGCTAAGCAAAATATGGTTGCCAATGAGGCAGAGCCTGACGACGATCTGCCATTCTAG
- a CDS encoding gliding motility-associated protein GldE, which translates to MDPEPYSLSLLFFSISTMFVINMVVLVLLLASSALISGAEVALFGLSQTELNDIAETNSLRGRRIVKLLEKPKKLLATILIANNAINIGIVLLFNTIGDTLFTNIDQTLFGFISVRFILEVIVATFLILMFGEILPKIYANRNRIKFAHFMSLPLSVLDRLFYPLSMPMRSATIFLQDKLGRQKSNFGVDHLSQALELTSEGDTTKEEQKILEGIVSFGNTDTKQVMRPRIDIFALNEQMKFSEVLEEIKKNGYSRIPVFSENMDNVLGVLYVKDLLPYLERKNFNWMSLIREPYFVPENKKLDDLLLEFQEKKKHLAIVVDEYGGTSGIVTLEDIIEEIVGDISDEFDDEDLIFSKLDDHNFVFEGKTNLKDFYRVAKIEDESIFEEKKGESETIAGFVLEIAGSFPKRGEKVLFNDYQFVVESLDKKRLKQIKVTLPHEK; encoded by the coding sequence TTGGACCCAGAGCCCTATAGTTTGAGCTTGCTGTTTTTTTCAATCAGTACCATGTTCGTGATAAACATGGTGGTGCTTGTACTGTTGCTCGCTTCATCGGCACTCATATCGGGTGCAGAGGTGGCCCTTTTTGGGCTCTCGCAGACCGAATTGAACGATATTGCCGAGACCAACAGCCTTCGGGGCAGGCGAATCGTTAAATTGCTCGAAAAGCCAAAGAAACTGTTGGCCACCATCTTAATTGCAAACAATGCCATCAACATTGGCATTGTACTGTTGTTCAACACCATTGGCGACACGCTTTTTACAAACATTGACCAAACCCTATTTGGCTTTATATCCGTTAGGTTCATCTTAGAGGTGATCGTGGCCACTTTTTTGATATTGATGTTCGGTGAGATACTTCCGAAAATCTATGCCAATAGAAACCGTATAAAGTTTGCACATTTTATGTCGCTGCCCCTTAGCGTATTGGACCGCTTGTTCTATCCGTTGAGCATGCCCATGCGTTCGGCGACCATTTTCTTGCAAGACAAGTTGGGCCGTCAAAAGTCAAACTTTGGGGTTGACCATCTTTCACAGGCTTTGGAGCTTACCTCTGAAGGCGATACCACAAAAGAGGAACAAAAGATACTCGAGGGCATTGTTTCTTTTGGCAATACCGATACCAAGCAGGTAATGCGGCCTCGTATAGACATTTTTGCCCTGAACGAGCAAATGAAGTTTTCTGAGGTTTTGGAGGAAATCAAAAAGAACGGATATTCAAGAATTCCGGTCTTTTCAGAGAATATGGACAACGTTTTGGGCGTTCTCTATGTCAAAGACCTTTTGCCTTATCTAGAAAGAAAGAACTTCAATTGGATGAGCCTTATACGAGAGCCTTATTTTGTGCCAGAGAACAAAAAATTGGATGACCTGCTATTGGAATTTCAGGAGAAGAAAAAGCACTTGGCCATTGTGGTCGATGAGTACGGGGGCACTTCGGGCATTGTTACCCTTGAGGACATTATCGAGGAAATCGTGGGCGATATCAGCGATGAGTTTGATGATGAGGATTTGATTTTTTCAAAGCTGGACGACCATAACTTTGTGTTTGAGGGCAAAACGAACCTCAAGGACTTTTACCGGGTGGCCAAAATTGAGGATGAATCCATTTTTGAGGAAAAAAAGGGTGAGTCGGAGACCATTGCCGGTTTTGTGCTCGAAATAGCCGGAAGCTTCCCCAAAAGGGGCGAAAAAGTGTTGTTCAATGACTACCAGTTCGTGGTTGAAAGTCTTGACAAAAAACGATTGAAACAAATTAAGGTCACCTTGCCCCATGAAAAATAG
- the gldD gene encoding gliding motility lipoprotein GldD, with the protein MKNSVFIFFLIILVCIGCGGEEVLPRPKAMLRLTFPAPEYSKWNDGCAYTFMANTLSEPEKKEECSMVLNYPMMKASVFITYKKVNNNLATLLRDAQKLSYEHVVKADNIIEQPYINEQKRVYGMFYEVTGNAASQSQFYATDSLRHFVTGSLYFYAKPNYDSIYPAAIYLQKDIRRILETLEWDND; encoded by the coding sequence ATGAAAAATAGTGTATTTATTTTTTTCTTGATCATCTTGGTGTGTATCGGTTGTGGTGGTGAAGAAGTACTGCCAAGGCCCAAGGCCATGCTACGGTTAACGTTTCCAGCGCCAGAGTATTCGAAATGGAATGATGGTTGCGCCTATACCTTTATGGCCAACACCCTTTCTGAGCCAGAAAAAAAGGAAGAATGTTCGATGGTGCTGAACTATCCGATGATGAAGGCATCGGTGTTCATCACCTACAAAAAAGTCAATAATAACCTTGCCACATTGCTTCGCGACGCACAAAAACTTTCATATGAACACGTAGTAAAGGCCGACAACATTATTGAGCAGCCCTATATCAATGAACAAAAAAGGGTGTACGGAATGTTTTATGAAGTTACCGGAAATGCCGCATCGCAATCACAGTTCTACGCGACCGATAGTTTAAGGCATTTTGTAACCGGGTCTTTGTACTTCTATGCGAAACCGAATTACGACTCCATTTATCCAGCGGCGATTTACCTTCAAAAAGATATCAGAAGAATTTTGGAAACCCTTGAATGGGACAACGATTGA
- a CDS encoding ribonuclease E/G produces the protein MNTELIVRSSSDAVDFALLKDGKLTELHKDEDDNNFSVGDIFLAKIRKPVTGLNAAFVDVGYEKDAFLHYHDLGPQLSSMLKFIKLIRAGKLRDYSLKNFPFEKDIDKNGSINDVVKANQSILVQIVKEPISTKGPRISSELSLAGRYLVMVPFSDRVSVSQKIASKKEKDRLIRLVKSIKPKGFGVIIRTVAEGKKVAELDKDLQNLMTKWSSLCKKIYKAPHPSKVLVELNRASSILRDVFNDSFTGIHVDDGELHDQIKDYLLEIAPEKASIVKHYTGSVPIFERFGIERQIKTSFGRTVSMSKGAYLVIEHTEALHVIDVNSGNRSNKAKNQEDTALEVNLLAASEIARQLRLRDMGGIIVVDFIDMTRGDHRRKLYDHLREEMKDDRAKHKILPPSKFGLVQITRQRVRPEMNIKTSEENPSVNGKEVEAPIVLIDKINTDLERILTGPHKNKGLVLNAHPFIAAYLTKGFPSIRSKWFLDHKKWVKVQPRDAYTYLEYRFKDKDGKTIR, from the coding sequence GTGAATACAGAATTAATCGTACGATCTAGTTCTGACGCAGTCGATTTTGCCTTGTTAAAAGATGGAAAATTAACCGAATTGCACAAAGATGAAGACGACAACAACTTTTCTGTCGGAGATATCTTCTTGGCCAAGATCAGAAAGCCCGTTACGGGCCTCAATGCGGCATTTGTCGACGTTGGGTACGAAAAAGATGCTTTCTTGCACTACCATGACCTTGGGCCGCAGCTATCTTCAATGTTGAAGTTCATCAAATTGATTCGCGCAGGAAAGTTACGAGACTATTCCCTAAAAAATTTTCCATTTGAAAAAGATATTGACAAAAATGGCAGTATCAACGATGTTGTAAAGGCCAACCAATCTATTCTCGTACAGATCGTAAAAGAGCCCATATCGACCAAGGGGCCCCGAATCAGCTCAGAGCTGTCTCTCGCAGGGCGTTACCTGGTCATGGTGCCTTTTTCAGATCGTGTATCGGTCTCGCAGAAAATTGCGAGCAAAAAAGAGAAAGATAGGCTGATACGTTTGGTAAAAAGTATCAAACCAAAAGGTTTTGGTGTCATCATCAGAACTGTCGCAGAAGGCAAAAAAGTTGCAGAACTAGACAAAGACTTACAGAATCTGATGACAAAATGGTCATCACTCTGCAAAAAGATCTATAAAGCACCGCACCCATCTAAGGTATTGGTCGAACTCAATAGGGCATCCTCTATATTACGGGATGTCTTCAACGATTCATTTACAGGAATACATGTAGATGATGGGGAGCTTCATGATCAAATCAAGGATTATCTGCTTGAAATCGCCCCTGAAAAGGCATCCATTGTAAAGCACTACACTGGTTCAGTCCCCATTTTTGAGCGGTTCGGTATCGAACGCCAGATCAAGACATCTTTTGGCCGTACAGTTTCTATGAGCAAAGGGGCCTATTTGGTCATCGAGCACACAGAAGCACTGCATGTTATCGATGTCAACAGTGGCAACCGTTCAAACAAGGCCAAAAACCAAGAAGATACGGCACTTGAGGTCAATCTTTTGGCGGCCAGTGAAATTGCCAGGCAATTGCGATTGCGAGATATGGGCGGTATCATAGTTGTCGATTTCATCGATATGACCCGAGGTGACCATAGAAGAAAACTCTATGACCATTTGCGGGAAGAGATGAAAGACGACCGGGCAAAGCACAAGATCCTTCCCCCTAGCAAGTTCGGTCTGGTACAGATAACCCGTCAAAGGGTGCGACCAGAAATGAATATCAAAACAAGTGAGGAAAATCCCAGTGTCAATGGCAAAGAGGTAGAGGCCCCCATAGTTTTGATAGACAAGATCAATACCGACCTTGAGAGGATTTTGACAGGCCCGCATAAAAACAAAGGTCTTGTGCTGAATGCACATCCCTTTATTGCGGCCTATCTGACAAAAGGCTTCCCGTCAATCCGTTCCAAATGGTTTTTAGACCATAAGAAATGGGTAAAAGTACAGCCTAGGGATGCCTATACGTATCTTGAATACCGTTTCAAGGACAAAGATGGCAAGACCATACGATAA
- a CDS encoding DUF4199 domain-containing protein, with product MKNLTLPIRFGIVTSACLIAYFLILSLFGKHTNVFFSLFNGVITGFGIYETLKITKLRMGKDFNYGKGFTAGITTGIVATILFTIFFAVYSTELNTTFLDELSQSWAKDYKNFEGIVFFTVAIMGIATTLVLTLSFMQLFKSSNNPRKKAA from the coding sequence ATGAAGAACTTGACCCTACCCATCCGATTCGGAATTGTGACCAGTGCTTGCCTGATCGCCTACTTTCTAATTTTATCGCTCTTCGGAAAGCACACCAATGTTTTTTTCAGTCTATTCAACGGGGTCATTACAGGATTCGGCATCTACGAAACCTTGAAGATCACCAAACTGAGAATGGGAAAGGATTTCAATTATGGGAAAGGGTTCACCGCGGGCATCACCACAGGAATCGTTGCCACCATCTTGTTCACCATTTTCTTTGCCGTCTATTCAACAGAGCTCAACACAACATTTCTAGACGAGCTATCACAATCCTGGGCGAAGGACTATAAAAATTTTGAGGGCATCGTTTTCTTTACCGTAGCCATTATGGGCATTGCCACCACCTTGGTTTTGACCCTTTCTTTTATGCAGTTGTTCAAATCGTCGAACAATCCGAGAAAGAAAGCGGCCTAA
- a CDS encoding M16 family metallopeptidase, with product MRKNVLFVFFILFSIGSPLAQEVKFEEYDLDNGLHVILHQDNSAPVVTTSVMYHVGAKDEDPDKTGFAHFFEHLLFEGTKNIERGEWFKIVSSNGGNNNANTTQDRTYYYEVFPSNNLELGLWLESERMLHPIINQIGVDTQKEVVQEERRLRYDNAPYGRWREQMFKHLFKKHPYRWQTIGSLEHLASASLDDFKKFNEIFYVPNNAVLVVAGDIDIDETKNMVQDYFGPIPKGDEIERKTFAEEPIAETIKAKYHDPNIQIPAILMGYRTPAQTERDAYVLDMISTYLSDGKSSKLYKKLVDEKKMALQVFAFNGSQEDYGAYVVGALPVGDTSLEALKTEIDEEIEKVKTELISERDYQKLQNKFENNFVNSNSSVAGIANSLARYYMLYDDTNLINTQIDIYRSITREEIREVAKKYLNKNQRVELEYLPEQKEAN from the coding sequence ATGAGAAAAAACGTATTATTTGTCTTTTTCATACTTTTTTCGATTGGGTCGCCCCTGGCCCAAGAGGTGAAATTTGAGGAGTATGATCTAGATAACGGCCTACATGTGATACTGCACCAAGACAATTCGGCGCCGGTGGTCACCACATCGGTAATGTACCACGTCGGTGCCAAAGATGAAGACCCTGACAAGACAGGGTTTGCCCACTTTTTCGAGCACTTGTTGTTCGAGGGCACCAAAAACATCGAACGGGGCGAGTGGTTCAAAATCGTATCTTCCAATGGCGGAAACAACAACGCGAACACCACTCAAGACAGAACCTACTACTATGAAGTATTTCCGTCGAACAATCTTGAACTGGGGCTCTGGCTCGAATCGGAGAGAATGTTGCACCCCATTATCAACCAGATTGGGGTGGACACCCAAAAAGAAGTGGTGCAAGAAGAACGACGTCTGCGCTATGACAATGCCCCTTATGGCAGATGGCGCGAGCAGATGTTCAAGCACCTTTTCAAGAAACACCCCTACCGCTGGCAGACCATAGGATCGTTGGAGCATTTGGCGAGTGCCTCGCTCGATGACTTTAAAAAATTCAACGAAATCTTCTACGTGCCCAACAATGCCGTATTGGTCGTGGCCGGTGACATTGACATCGACGAGACAAAAAACATGGTACAAGACTACTTTGGGCCTATTCCCAAAGGCGATGAAATCGAGAGAAAAACATTTGCCGAAGAGCCGATTGCAGAGACCATCAAGGCCAAGTACCATGACCCGAACATCCAAATTCCAGCCATACTCATGGGATATCGCACACCGGCACAGACCGAGCGTGATGCCTATGTGCTCGACATGATATCGACTTATTTGAGTGACGGCAAGAGTTCGAAACTCTACAAAAAACTGGTCGATGAAAAGAAAATGGCACTACAGGTCTTCGCTTTCAACGGTTCGCAAGAAGATTATGGGGCCTATGTGGTTGGCGCACTTCCTGTGGGCGATACCTCCCTTGAGGCCTTAAAGACAGAAATCGACGAAGAAATTGAGAAGGTCAAGACAGAGTTGATCTCTGAAAGAGACTACCAAAAACTACAGAACAAGTTCGAGAACAATTTCGTGAATTCGAACAGCAGTGTGGCGGGTATCGCCAATTCGCTTGCCAGGTACTACATGCTCTATGATGACACCAACCTCATCAACACCCAAATCGATATTTATCGGTCAATTACCCGTGAGGAGATAAGGGAGGTTGCCAAGAAATACCTGAACAAGAACCAACGTGTTGAATTGGAATATCTACCAGAACAAAAAGAAGCCAATTAA